Proteins from a single region of Pseudodesulfovibrio portus:
- a CDS encoding argininosuccinate synthase, translating to MQKIEKVVLAYSGGLDTSIILKWIKNNYDCEVVTMTADLGQGEEMDGIDTKALSTGAVKAYVEDMREEFVRDYVFPMFRANALYEGRYLLGTAIARPLISKRMVEIAEMEGAQAVAHGATGKGNDQVRFELATMALNPRLVTIAPWREWELKSRTDLINFAQENDIPVPVSRTKPWSIDANLLHTSFEGGELEDPWNAPGPDCYRNITPPEKCPDEPEEISIDFEAGDPIAINSTKYSPAALLAKLNELGGRHGIGRVDMVENRFVGMKSRGVYETPGGTILAAAHRDLEGLCMDREMMHLRDSLIPKYAEMVYYGYWFSPEREALQAMIDKSQEKVTGTVRVKLYKGNCVPLGRKSPFSLYNPELATFEEDYVYDQADAEGFIKLVGLRLKGRMQQSKWGGKDSEDTCE from the coding sequence ATGCAGAAGATTGAAAAAGTCGTGCTGGCCTACTCCGGCGGCCTGGACACGTCCATTATCCTCAAGTGGATCAAGAACAACTACGACTGCGAGGTCGTTACCATGACCGCCGACCTGGGACAGGGCGAGGAAATGGACGGCATCGACACCAAGGCGCTGTCCACCGGCGCGGTCAAGGCATACGTCGAGGACATGCGTGAGGAATTCGTGCGCGACTACGTCTTCCCCATGTTCCGGGCCAACGCCCTGTACGAGGGGCGGTATCTGCTCGGAACGGCCATCGCCCGGCCCCTGATTTCCAAGCGCATGGTCGAGATCGCCGAGATGGAGGGCGCGCAGGCCGTGGCCCACGGCGCCACCGGCAAGGGCAACGACCAGGTCCGGTTCGAGCTGGCCACCATGGCCCTCAACCCCCGGCTCGTGACCATCGCCCCCTGGCGCGAGTGGGAGCTCAAATCCCGCACCGACCTGATCAATTTCGCCCAGGAAAACGACATCCCCGTTCCGGTCAGCCGCACGAAGCCGTGGTCCATCGACGCCAACCTGCTGCACACCTCCTTCGAGGGCGGTGAGCTGGAGGACCCGTGGAACGCACCCGGCCCGGACTGCTACCGCAACATCACGCCGCCCGAGAAATGCCCGGACGAGCCCGAGGAGATTTCCATCGACTTCGAGGCGGGTGATCCCATTGCCATCAACTCCACAAAGTATTCCCCGGCAGCGCTGCTGGCCAAGCTCAACGAGCTGGGCGGCAGGCACGGCATCGGTCGGGTGGACATGGTGGAGAACCGGTTCGTGGGCATGAAGTCCCGCGGCGTGTACGAGACCCCGGGCGGCACCATCTTGGCCGCCGCCCACCGCGACCTGGAAGGGCTGTGCATGGACCGCGAGATGATGCACCTGCGCGATTCCCTCATTCCCAAGTATGCCGAGATGGTGTATTACGGGTACTGGTTCTCGCCCGAGCGCGAGGCGCTGCAGGCCATGATCGACAAGTCCCAGGAAAAGGTCACCGGCACCGTGCGGGTGAAGCTCTACAAGGGCAACTGCGTGCCGTTGGGCCGCAAGTCGCCGTTCTCGCTCTACAACCCGGAGCTGGCGACCTTCGAGGAAGACTACGTGTACGATCAGGCCGATGCCGAGGGCTTCATCAAGCTGGTGGGCCTCAGGCTCAAGGGCCGGATGCAGCAGTCCAAGTGGGGCGGCAAGGATTCCGAAGACACCTGCGAGTAG